One genomic region from Xylocopa sonorina isolate GNS202 chromosome 8, iyXylSono1_principal, whole genome shotgun sequence encodes:
- the LOC143426070 gene encoding synaptic vesicle glycoprotein 2A, translating to MVTHDERNGNISTINVKIEQPDESGDIEKAISAAGYGRFNVLLFLSALPVAWTGIFDTTTTAFILASAECDLQLTFFRKGVLTAMPFLAMALTSFLWDYVTPYLATKHLFVLALLLDSILDIVAATLVDSYYAFLAIKFFNGVLAGGPFSMVMKYLSEFHSAKYNASFTRWAGLAVNAAMVFPAIIAFLITPLPLTIDVSTRRYTSWRIYLLICSIVPVLGLVTASTLPQTPKYFVEIGKPGDALRLLGKIYSVNKRKSSDMFPIKTLHSWKNAALPRPSFVNRSLESIRLACYNAKLLFSSSYLRAVAYLNFLQFGSMLGFHTMRLWVPQLFIILNNFDYERWTDDRAPTMCEMLDLRMVVPARQYLKCPNFDDICLTWKIRPSVYQNSSIIAFSAVVFSFLVGTISTTNFRKQAIMLAGFLLSVVSSFGINWAQAPPYMLTLASAIIVTSRITGNIVTAVNLDVIPLPLRSTSLSLLTTVGNVAAVFGHFVFSALLEMQCLAAFMGMGCLLFACFCLSFYRPKPIRTSTKSLAQPEA from the exons ATGGTGACGCACGATGAACGTAATGGGAATATATCGACGATCAACG TAAAAATCGAGCAGCCGGACGAATCGGGTGACATCGAGAAAGCGATATCGGCAGCGG GCTATGGGAGATTCAACGTGCTCTTGTTTTTGTCGGCGTTGCCCGTCGCTTGGACCGGGATCTTCGACACGACTACGACCGCTTTCATTCTGGCCTCCGCCGAGTGCGATCTACAGCTGACATTCTTTCGCAAAGGTGTCCTCACCGCGATGCCCTTTCTAG CCATGGCGTTGACCAGCTTCCTATGGGACTATGTGACGCCATACCTCGCAACGAAACACCTGTTCGTTCTCGCCCTGTTGCTCGACTCTATTCTCGACATAGTCGCTGCGACCTTAGTCGATTCTTACTACGCGTTCCTGGCTATCAAATTTTTCAACGGCGTCCT CGCAGGAGGACCATTCTCGATGGTGATGAAATATCTCTCCGAGTTCCATTCGGCGAAGTACAACGCGAGTTTCACCAGGTGGGCCGGTCTCGCTGTGAACGCAGCGATGGTCTTCCCGGCAA TAATCGCCTTTCTGATCACCCCTTTGCCACTGACCATCGACGTGTCCACCCGGCGATACACCTCTTGGCGGATCTACCTGTTGATTTGTTCGATCGTGCCTGTTCTCGGGCTGGTGACGGCTTCCACGCTGCCGCAAACTCCCAAATACTTCGTCGAGATCGGCAAACCGGGCGACGCGTTACGGCTGCTCGGTAAAATCTACTCCGTCAACAAAAGGAAGAGCTCCGACATGTTCCCG ATAAAAACGTTGCACTCGTGGAAAAACGCGGCGTTACCGCGACCCTCGTTCGTCAACAGGAGTCTCGAGAGTATACGGCTCGCCTGTTACAACGCGAAACTTTTATTCTCCTCCTCGTACCTGCGCGCCGTCGCCTATCTGAATTTCCTTCAATTCGGTAGCATGCTGGG ATTCCACACGATGAGACTCTGGGTGCCGCAGCTCTTCATCATCTTGAATAACTTCGACTACGAGAGGTGGACCGACGATCGAGCACCGACCATGTGCGAGATGCTGGATCTTCGAATGGTCGTGCCAGCCAGACAGTACCTGAAATGCCCAAATTTCGATGACATTTGTCTGACG TGGAAGATCAGACCGTCCGTATATCAAAACTCCTCCATTATCGCGTTCTCGGCGGTCGTGTTTTCGTTCCTCGTCGGAACGATATCTACCACGAATTTTCGGAAGCAGGCGATAATGC TCGCCGGTTTTCTCTTGTCGGTGGTAAGCAGTTTTGGAATCAATTGGGCCCAGGCTCCCCCCTATATGCTCACCTTGGCAAGCGCTATAATTGTCACAAGTAGGATCACCGGTAATATCGTTACCGCTGTAAACCTCGACGTTATTCCTCTTCCTCTAAG ATCCACCAGTTTGAGCCTCCTCACAACTGTCGGCAACGTAGCAGCTGTCTTCGGACATTTTGTGTTCTCCGCTTTATTGGAAATGCAGTGTCTGGCCGCGTTCATGGGAATGGGTTGCCTGTTATTCG CTTGCTTTTGCCTATCGTTCTATCGACCGAAACCCATTAGAACATCGACGAAAAGCCTCGCTCAACCCGAAGCGTAA